DNA sequence from the Oceanispirochaeta sp. M1 genome:
TTCATCACTCTGATTCAGTGCCTTGGCGATCTCTACTATCTGCTGCTTCCCGACAGGAAGCTTCTCAAGATAGATTTCAGGGTCAATTTCCATTTTAAGTCTTTTGAAGATCTCTCTGGATTTTTTAATGCAGAACTCTTTATCAATAAGGCCGTTTCTTTTCAGAGGCTCATGTGCCAGAAATAGATTTTCCCAGACTGTCAGAGTCGGAATCAGGCTGAAATCCTGAAAAACCATGGCGATACCCGCCTTAGCAGATTCCCTGGGAGAATTAAAAACACCTACTTTACCATTAACAGAGATCGAACCTGCATCACATGAATAAACACCATTCAGGATTTTCATCAAGGTGGATTTACCAGCTCCATTTGCCCCAGCCAGACCGACAATCTCCCCTTTTTGCAAAGTGAAATTGATATTATTAAGAACATTGACCGGTCCGAATGACTTACAGATATCCTTCATTTCAAGAATAGTATTTACGGCCATTGAACAGCTCCCCCATTGGAATCAGAAATCCCTACCAGCTCCGGATTGCCCCTGCTGATTCCTTTAATGGATGCGATATAGGAGGTACGAACAAAAGCTTGTGGGCGAAACCCCAGAATCACTGAGTCTCCGATTTGACATCCTGCACCCTCTGTTCCATGGAGCATGCCATAATAGTCGATAGCCTGGTACGGTGGAATCTGTGCCTCATAAAAACGGTCCAGAATATGAGCACTACTTTTTGAAGAGAGGGCTGTAGGTTTATAATCAGGAAATACAGGATCAATATACAAACCGCCTCCATAAAAGTAGGGTGTCCCCTGATGCAGGTGCGCCAATTCAGACAAATACAATACACCGGGGATTTCAACAAGATCCCGGACAGCATGCAAAGGAGTTGTACCTGTCAGACCGTGCCCCGGCTCTATCTGTGTGACCCCTTCCTCAGCCAGGAGAGGCAGAATCTCTACTGAAGTTGTTCCCGGAGCATTAACTTCAAAATCCTTTAAACCTAGATTATGCAGACGTTTTGCTGCAGCACTGAGAGTTTTCAGATTATGGGTTTTCTCCACTGTTGAACTGACATCATTATAAAGAAGGCAGGGGAAGGTTGTCAGTCCTGCAAAACGGAGAGAGCCGAGACCGGAAAGATAATCTAGAGTACTTTCAAGCCTTTCTACTGGGATACCTCCCGCATGACCTTCATAAAAGTTATCTCCCTTTCCATAAATTCTCAGAAAGATTTTCTGAACGAGTCCCTGTCTCTGTGCTTCATTATTAAGGACTGTGAGAGTTTCCTTATTAAAGACTGTCCAGAATTCCGGTTTCTGTGAAAGGCAGTAGGAAATATCCCCGGCAGGGATCTGTACCAGATGACCCGCATGGCCGATCTTATGACCGTTTGATCTAAGAGATCGGAAGCCTTTTATATCAACGGTAACAAAACTCTTAATCCCTCCCGCAACAGCAGCATCAAGAGCCGGCTTATGACGACCAATTTGCTTTGACATTCCAAAAGTAGTAATTCCCAATGTTGCGGCTTTATTACTGATATAAGAAGCATTCTTTTCAATTGCATCCAAATCAAGAACACAGCAATTGGACGGCAATTTCATTTCCTGGTGAAGACTTACTGCCGCTTTTATGAATTCAGGATTTCTCCTGGTAAGTGCATTTAAGAACATAGTTAACTCCTAATACGACAAAGGCTCTTTTAGAGCCTTGATATTTTTCAGATCAGAACCCAAAAGCTTAATTATTTTTTCCTTCTCTCAGACTGAGAGATACGGCGATAATGATGATTACACCTCTGGCAATCATCTGCTCAGAAACAGAAAGTCCCATAAGAAGAAGGGCATTATTCAGCATTCCCATGATTATTGATCCAAGAATTGCCCCTATGGCTGTTCCCTTGCCACCAGTAAAACTGGTACCTCCGATAATGACTGAAGCAATTACAGTCATGACATCCGATTCACCCAGTGTATAACGGGCACCATGCAATCTTCCGGCATAAAGCACTCCAGCAAATGATGCAGAGAGACCGCTGATAACAAGAACCATGAGTCTGGTAAAATCTGTCTTTATTCCTGTGTAATGGGCTGCATTTCTATTACCACCTGTTGCCAGAACGGCTTTACCAAAGGGTGTATGCTTTAATAGGATATGACCGAGAATTGCAACAACTGCAGTCCAGACAAAAAGTGTAGAAACAGCACCGATATCACCGGAACCGAACAGATATGTAAAATTCTTATTTATAATAGGAACAGCTTCCAGGTTGGTTATTGAACGGGCAAGACCGGTAACAATGCTGGATGTACCCAGAGTTACCAAGAATGCCGGGATTCGCGCCTTAGTTGTTATCAGACCATTAACCAGTCCAATGATTCCTCCAGTCAAAAGAGCCGTAGCCAATGCAAGAAGTACCACATCTGTTCGTTCCAAAACCAGAGCGGCAATCAGAGCAGAGAGAGCAACAGTCCCGCCGATGGAAAGGTCGATTTCTCCTGCAGAAATAGCAAAGGTCATCCCGACAGCCATTACAGAAACCATAGCTGTCTGCCTCAGGATATTCATTAGATTCCGTGAAGAGAGAAATCCCTTATCATGTAATATGAGAGAAAAGATAATCAGTAAAAAAATGAAACTTATATAGACAATATATTGTCTTATGAAATCTTTGAAAGATTCCCTGTTTGATAGAATGTTTGTCATAGGTCCTCCGGTCTCCGGCCGGAGCCGGGAAATACCGGAGCAGTTTATTCCGCTCCGGCAGATTGTCAGTCAGAAAGATTTAAAGTGCTTATTTAAGTGACTTCAGAACGCTTGATGGAGGATCTTTTCTGAGGGACTGATTCCAGACCTCTCTGATATTATCACTGGTCATTTTTAGATAAGGAACGACTACGAAGGGAGGAACTTTTTCACCTATAAGTTCCAGTGCCGCGGAACGAGCCATTGTTACTCCGATATCATAGGGGACATCAGCAACCTTTCCGTACACATTACCCTTCAAAGCGATATCCAGATCAAGAGTAGCACCCAGGTCATGGGTTACAACTTTGACATCATTCCATCCTCCTGAACGGAGAGCTGCGACAACACCCTCTGCTGCAACATCCCAGGCTACATAGATCCCGGTTATATCTGGATTCTGAGTCATCATGGCATTAGTGACTTCCTCTGTTGCACTCTCTTCAGAAAATCCCTTTTCAGCAGCGATAGACATACCGGCATATTTGTTCTCAATATCCTTCTTAAATGCAGAGTCTCTGTTATTGGTCACAAAAAAATCGGCATCATGATAGATAAACCCGACCTTACCTTCACCGTTCAGTGCATCATTCATCAGCTCCGCTGCAGCACGGCCCATACCGTAATGGTCACCTGTAACAACATTGACATATTCACTTCCGGCCTTGTATCCATCCACACCGTTGTCTGCGAAAACTAAAACGATGTTGTTATCCACAACTGGTCTAAAAGCACGGGCTCCGGAAACAGGGTCTACAACAAGAGTCAGTATTGCATCCGGCTGGAGAGCCATACATGTTTCAACATCTGTAGCCTGTTTAGCAGGATCAAACTGTGCATCCGCATTTGAAACTACTTTAACCCCAAGACGTGCAAATTCATCTTCTGCTCCCTTGGAGAGAGCATTATACCATTCGCCTGATCCTGCCCAGAGAAGTGCGGCCTTGAACTGACCGTCTTTTACATTCTGAACCTGTGCATCAGTCAATTCTACTTCACTGGCTCGAACAGCAGTTTCACCATTGGGTCCTTTCGCAAGGGCCAGATCGCTATCACTGACTTCTGGAAGTGCCTCAGCTTTAATTACTTTAGATTCAGATGCACCAGAGCTGTCCTGCTGACCTCCAGCAAAGCTCATTGCTGTCAATGAGACCAGAATGATCAGACTTGTAAAAATACGTTTCATAAATACTCCTTTGAATGTCCTACCCCTTTCTGGGGAGTTCCTATCCAGAACGCAAGGATCGTGCCATCTCATCTAAAAAAAGAACATAAAAACCAATATTTATTTATGCCATATGAATTTAAAGAATTCCTTAGACATTTAAACAAAAATTAAGCTTGCATTATTATGTGCACCTGATTTACATTATGTAAAGGTTAAACTATTAAACATGCACACTAACTTCACACTATTGATCATTGATGATAAAGAAAAACTCTGCCGTATCCTGGCGCATGACTTTGAAAATATCGGTTATAAGGCACATTATGCTCTTAACAGTAAAGATGCCCTCCCCTATATTCGGAATAAAAAGGCAGATGTTGTACTTCTAGACCTGAGGCTTAAAGATGAGAACGGTATAGATATTCTTAAAGAGATCAAAGCCATTGATACATCGATACCAGTAATAATAATGACAGGCTATGCAAGTATAGAAACTGCAGTGGATGCCATAAAATTGGGAGCCTGGGATTATATGCAGAAACCCCTCCCCTTTGCACGGGTTCAGAGAGTGGTTGAAAATGCTCTTCAATCCAGCAGGTTGGCTAATGAAAATACAGAGCTGAAAAACCGACTCAGCAGCAAAACGGCCGCATATCAGTCCATGAATCCCGGAATCAACAGCCTTATGATGAAAATTCATAAGATGTCGGAGACAGATTTCCCTGTTGTTTTTATCGGAGAGAGCGGAACCGGCAAAGAGATCATGGCCGAATACGTCCACAATCATTCCACCAGAGCTTCCCGGAAAATGTTTAAAATAAACTGTGCCTCTTTCCCGGCAAATCTTTTAGATAATGAACTCTTTGGTCATGAAAAGGGTGCCTATACGGGAGCAGATTCTCTATACAAAGGGATATTCGAACAGGCCGACGGAGGAACCCTCTTTCTGGATGAAATAGGTGATATGCCTCTGGAGATTCAGGCCAGGGTTCTCAGAACTCTACAGAACAGTGAAATAAGACGTCTTGGAGGAGATAAAACCATTCAGGTAAATGTCCGCTTCATAGCTGCCACAAATAAGGATTTAGAATATCTGATCAGGGAAAAACAGTTCAGGGAAGATCTTTACTACCGTTTGAATACCGCATTATTCCGACTCCCTCCCTTACGAGAGAGAAAGGATGACCTCCCCGGACTTATCAGCAATTTTATGAAAGAGTATGGAACTGAGAAGGCTTTCGATGGCGAGGCAAGGAATATCATCAACAGTTATTTCTGGCCGGGAAATATCCGTGAATTAAAAAATGTAATTAATTTTGCCATGACAATGTCTTCCAGTGAAATGATTAGAAAACAGGACCTCCCGCCCTATCTCTCAGGAAATGAAAATATGCCAGTTGAAGTTCATGACGAAGACCCTGAACTGCTTGAAAAAGAGGAACTTCTTGAGGCCCTGAAGAAATGCAGATACAACAAGAAGAAAACAGCCGAATATCTGAATATAAGCCGCAGAACAATCTACAACCGTCTTGAAAAACATGGTCTGCTATGAAACTTGAAACGATAACCCTCCAGAAAGTCAGCTATGATTATGGAACCTATCCCGTTTTAAGAGATACAAGTCTCAAGGTCTGCTGCGGAGAAATACATGCAGTAGTAGGTGAGCACGGTACTGGTAAATCAACAATCGCCCATATACTGAGCGGTTTCTATAATCCCAAATCTGGAAGCCTCAGCATAAATGGACAGGAAGAGTTGAAGCTGAGCAGAAGAAAGGCCAGAGAACTGGGGATCTACTATGTCAGTCAGCAAAATCCCCTGATTGAGGAATTCACAGTCTGGGAAAATATAATTCTTGATGAAAAATCATCAGTTTTCCCCCTACAGACAAGAAAAGGACAGCTGAAGAAGGTCCAATATTTCCTAGGATCTCTTGCAGTGGACTTCGACCTGGACCTTGAAAAACCCATAAAGCAGCTGGGCCTCAGCGATCTGGTTCTGGTTGATATTCTGAAGTCACTTTACAAAAACCCAAGCCTTCTGATAATCGATGAAGCCCTGGAAAAACTGAACGCAGCAAGCCTTCTCAAGATTCATACTCTTTTACGGCAGAGAAAAGAGAAAGGGATGGGTGTGCTCTTCATTACCCATAGGATTGACGATATTTTCTTCTTTGCGGACAAAGTCTCAATCATTAGAAATGGAACAGTATTCGCCACAGAAGATGCTGATAAGATTGACCGGATCGCTCTGATTAAACTGGCCTATACACAGATTACTGAAAGCCTTCAGAAACTGACCCGGCAGTCCTTTACTGAACTTCTGAAATTCAATGAAACAATACTGAATGACCTACCTGTGAATCTTATCCTTATCAATACAAACGAAGAGGTGAAGCTTGTAAATAAACAAGCCGCCCAACTATTTCCTGAAGGGAAGATTCTTGAAGACAGCACTGAACTTTCAGCTCTTCTGGGCTCAAAGAACTCTGATATATTGAATCAGATCAGGCCTGCTCTGCAGAAGGGAAAAGAAAAGAAATACTTTAATATGCGTCTCTATACAGAAAAGATGGCAACTCTTAATAATATTACCTTATTCCCCATACGAGAGGGTAATAAACTGATTGGAACCATTCTGATAATTGAAGATATTACGTCCTATGAGGAACTTAGGAAAAAGATGCAGCTCTCAGAGAATCTGGCCTCTGTTGGTATTCTGGCCTCGGGAGTGGCACATGAAATAAATAACCCCCTGGAGATCATTCATTATTATCTTGAGAATATCCGTTTTAATAATCAGAATGAAGCGATAGCCTCATCACTGATAAGTATTGAGGAGGAAGTGGAAGATATATCAAAAATCATTGGAAACCTAGTCGCTCTTTCACCGGGAAAAGAGAATGAAGCAGTTCAGGTTTTTGATCTGGTCAAATCCATAAAAGATATCTGCAATCTTATAGATTATGAAGCAAGAAAACGGAAAATATCTCTCAATATTGACACAGGCAAAAGTGAGATTCTTATTAATGCCAACAAACTGGAGATCAAGCAGTTAGTACTCAATTTGATCAAAAACAGCTTTGAGGCCCTTAAGGAAGAGGGAAAAGTGCTTGTTAAATGCCGGGTAGAGAAAGAGGATAATTTAGTGTTAATAAAGATCTCTGACAGTGGCCCCGGACTGCCGGAAGAAGAATTACAGTCTATCTTCCTCCCTTTCTTCAGTTCAAAGACAGGAGACAGCAATCTTGGAATGGGCCTTTCTATCTGCCACAGCATTATTGAAAAGCATCAGGGGTCCATAAAAGCTGAAAATGAAAAAAACGGAGGACTTTGCATGAGCATTGAGCTTCCCCTCTACTCAAACACAATTTCCTGAGAAATCATCCATACTTAGATTAATATCTAAAGAGAATAATCAGTAAAAAATAGCAAGTAATTATTCACTTTTACTATACTGCTCTGATATAGATTGAAATAGTTTATGATCATAGTCTTTTACGGAATTCCCGGGGTGATGCTCCGGTATATTTTTTGAAGATTCTTGAAAAATAAAATTCATCTTCATATCCTGCCGCTTCGGCGGCATCCCTTACTGAACTGCGGCGGAGGAGAGCATCCTTTGCCGCATCAAGTCTCCTTTCAATGATATAAGACTTTATAGAGATGCCTGTGTAATCCTTAAATATGTTGGATGTATGACTGTATCCGTACTCCGACAGTTTCATCAGTTTTTCCAATAACAACGGTTCCCGGTACCCCTTTTCAATTACGGAAATGATACCAAGAACGAGAGTACTCTTTCGGTTCTCTTCAATATCTGTCTCAAGATAGGCTTCCTCCATAAACCTGGTCAGCAGAACCATAAAAAGCGGATTAGTATCAAGAGGGAGCCAGCTCTCCCTGCCTCCGGCAATTATTCTTTTAATCTCGGAGAGAATGTGCAGTATAAAATCCCAGTCGGAAAAACGGATCAGAGGTTTATAACTGATAAGATTAAAAAAATCTGTTTTCTGGAATAGATAGAGCATAAAGTGCTGGGCTACCAAGACAACTGCTTCAGTACTGACTTTTTTAGCATTTACAAGACAGTGAGGTGGTACAAGAAGGGCCATTCCCGGATGCAGTGTGTAAAGAGTCCTGTTTAAATAGAAATCTGCACTTCCTTCTTCACAGATAAATAAATCGTAATCATTCATGGTCATATTTGATATATCCCAGTCATCCTGATTTACCTGGGGATAGGGGGGCTCGGTTAAATTTAAATTAATATTTCGATAGGGAAGCTTCTTATAGAAAGGAATCTCATCCATATTGCTCAAATATAGCATATTCAGTCAGAATAAATCCATGTTTCTTCAGAAAAGAACCATTCATTTCCAGATAAAACAGCCGTACAATCTCATATTATGAAAACAACAATAAAACTTGCAGTAGTCGGACTCGGAAATATGGGCAGCAATCACTGTAGAGATATCAATGATTTAGATAATGCAGAGCTGACTGCAGTCTGTGACATGGATAAAGAGAGATCTGAATCTCTTGCCCGGGAATACGGATGTGTCTCTTATACATCTGCCGAAGAGATGATGGACTCCTGTGAACTTGACGGTATCATTATTGCCACTCCCCATTTTGACCACCTGCCTCTTTCAGGGGCAGCCTTCAAAAGGGGTATTCATGTCCTCACAGAAAAACCAGTGGGAGTTCATGTAAAAGATGTAAATGCCATGATTAAAGCCTGGAATGACGGGCAGAAGAATAATAAGAATCTCATATTCGCAGCCATGTTTCAGCAGAGAACTCTTGGGATTGCAAAGAAAATTAAAGAGCTCCTTGATACTGGAGAACTGGGCAAGTTGATCAGAACTACATGGATTATCACAGACTGGTACAGAACTCAGGCTTACTTTAACTCAGGAGGCTGGAGAGCCACATGGAAAGGTGAAGGCGGAGGGGTTCTTATGAACCAGTGCCCCCATCAGCTCGATATGTATCAGTGGTTTGTAGGATGCCCCGACAGAGTATTCGGAATGGTTTCACTGGGAAAATACCATGACATAGAAGTTGAAGATGAAGTGACAGCCTACTTTGAATATGATAACGGAATGGTGGGGCATTTTATCACCTCTACTGGTGAAGCTCCCGGTTCAAACAGGTTGGAGATAGTCGGTGAATTCGGAAAGCTGATATGGGAAGCCGATAAACTTATCTTCCATAAAAATACCATATCCCTCCTGAATCATATGGCCACAGCTGAAGGGGGTTTTGAACAACCTGAATGCACTGTCAGTGAAATAGCTGTTTCTGAGAAAGGGGGTGAACATCAACTGATCATTCAGAACTTCTGCAATTCCATCCTCGGAAAAGAGAAGCTTATTGCACCGGCAGAAGAGGGGCTCCATTCCATCGCCATGAACAACGCCATCATGCTTTCCTCTTTTGAAAAGAGATATATTGAGATTCCCGCAGATGAGAACCTTTTTGCCGAGAAGCTTAAAGATCTTCAGGATAAATCAGGCACTGTAAAAAAGAAAGTTGTCGAAACAAAAGATGACTTTAATAAATCATTCTAACAAAGAAGAGAGCAGGATACTCCTGTTCCTGACAGGGATATATTCAAGTCTCTTGAATTATCCTTTAATAATTTAAATAAAATGGGGATAAAATAATGTATTACACAGGATTTACTGACGAAGCCGCCAGGGGCATTGAAGCCCAGATAAAGGCAACCAGAGAGCTTGGTTGGGATTATATTGAATCCAGAAATATTGATGGAGAAAATATCCACGATCTGACAGAAGAAGCCTTTGAGCAGGTCTATGAGAGCCTGAAAGAGAGCGGTGTCAGGATAAACTGTTTCGGTAGCACTGTAGCCAACTGGACCCGGGATCCCCGCTCTGAAGAAGACTTTCAGAAATCTGTAGAAGAGCTGAACAGAGCCATCCCCCGGATGCAGAAGCTGGGATGTACAATGATAAGAGGCATGAGCTTCACCAGACTAAGGGATCAAAGTCTGTATACTCCCGAACTGGAAACACTTATCTTCAAAAATATTCAGACCCTTGTAGATATCTGTGAGGAGAACGGCATTGATTTCATGCATGAGAATTGTGCCAATTACGGAGGTATGTCTTCTGATCATACTCTGAAACTTATTGATGCAATTGACTCCCCAAGATTCAAGATTCTATTTGATACTGGAAATCCTGTGAACTCTATAGATTACAGGAAGGGATATGAGAATCAGATGCAGAATGCCTTTCAGTTCTACTCCGCAATAAAGGAACATATTGCCTATGTACATATCAAGGACGGCCATTTCACCAGCATCAGAGAGAATGAGATATTTAATCTGAGCGATTGGTGTTTCCCCGGAGAGGGAGAAGGGAAAGTCCGTGAAATAGTCACAGATCTTTTAAAGAACGGATACGATGGAGGTTTTTCAATGGAGCCGCATATGGCTGTTGTCTATCACGAGAACAGCTCTGAATCGGCCGAAGAACTGAAGTATAATAATTATATAGAGTACGGGAAACGCTTCATGACCATGGTAGACAACATCAGAGAAGAGATCAGATAGGATGGAGAAACAAATGAGTTTTGATCAATTCTGGAAAGATAACGATGACGCACAGAAAGAGAACTGTTTTAATCCCGAAGCCACACAGGTAGCAATGGGAATCCTCATGAGTGATGAATGTGTTTATTCAGAACTCAATGAAAAGGGAGATCCCTGGGGGGAAATAGATATTCCACGACAGTTCGAACTGAATAAACGCTACAATGATAAGGCTGAAAAGATAGTTGGAAGACGACTTCTTAAGGAAATAGATCCCAAAGAACATGTAGCCTTTCCAAATATTAAAAGGATCGGAGAGGTCTTTGGTGGTCAGTATTTAATGGGAGTGAATACGGGAGAGTGGCTGGAGAGTCCGATCAATACGCCCGAAGCCCTTGAAAGGCAGCTGGAGAAAATTGATAACCTGGATATTGAATCATTTATCCTGCCGGAAAACTGGGAGAAGGAGTCACGAAATATCTATGAAAAGACAGGTAAAAAAATAGAGCCGAGAAGACATATCAGAGGACCGGTGACTCTGGCGACATCAATCTTCGGAATGGAAAACCTGGTATTTCTGTCTTACGACAGTCCCGAGCTTTTTAAAAGATTCAGCCGAACAATTTTAAAAGTTGTTCTGGAAATCAATAGGGTCATCGACAGGGAAGCCGGCTATACCAGTGAAACAGCCCCCTCAGGATTTTCTTTTGCCGATGACGACTGCA
Encoded proteins:
- a CDS encoding alanine racemase, whose protein sequence is MFLNALTRRNPEFIKAAVSLHQEMKLPSNCCVLDLDAIEKNASYISNKAATLGITTFGMSKQIGRHKPALDAAVAGGIKSFVTVDIKGFRSLRSNGHKIGHAGHLVQIPAGDISYCLSQKPEFWTVFNKETLTVLNNEAQRQGLVQKIFLRIYGKGDNFYEGHAGGIPVERLESTLDYLSGLGSLRFAGLTTFPCLLYNDVSSTVEKTHNLKTLSAAAKRLHNLGLKDFEVNAPGTTSVEILPLLAEEGVTQIEPGHGLTGTTPLHAVRDLVEIPGVLYLSELAHLHQGTPYFYGGGLYIDPVFPDYKPTALSSKSSAHILDRFYEAQIPPYQAIDYYGMLHGTEGAGCQIGDSVILGFRPQAFVRTSYIASIKGISRGNPELVGISDSNGGAVQWP
- a CDS encoding ABC transporter permease codes for the protein MTNILSNRESFKDFIRQYIVYISFIFLLIIFSLILHDKGFLSSRNLMNILRQTAMVSVMAVGMTFAISAGEIDLSIGGTVALSALIAALVLERTDVVLLALATALLTGGIIGLVNGLITTKARIPAFLVTLGTSSIVTGLARSITNLEAVPIINKNFTYLFGSGDIGAVSTLFVWTAVVAILGHILLKHTPFGKAVLATGGNRNAAHYTGIKTDFTRLMVLVISGLSASFAGVLYAGRLHGARYTLGESDVMTVIASVIIGGTSFTGGKGTAIGAILGSIIMGMLNNALLLMGLSVSEQMIARGVIIIIAVSLSLREGKNN
- a CDS encoding substrate-binding domain-containing protein: MKRIFTSLIILVSLTAMSFAGGQQDSSGASESKVIKAEALPEVSDSDLALAKGPNGETAVRASEVELTDAQVQNVKDGQFKAALLWAGSGEWYNALSKGAEDEFARLGVKVVSNADAQFDPAKQATDVETCMALQPDAILTLVVDPVSGARAFRPVVDNNIVLVFADNGVDGYKAGSEYVNVVTGDHYGMGRAAAELMNDALNGEGKVGFIYHDADFFVTNNRDSAFKKDIENKYAGMSIAAEKGFSEESATEEVTNAMMTQNPDITGIYVAWDVAAEGVVAALRSGGWNDVKVVTHDLGATLDLDIALKGNVYGKVADVPYDIGVTMARSAALELIGEKVPPFVVVPYLKMTSDNIREVWNQSLRKDPPSSVLKSLK
- a CDS encoding sigma-54 dependent transcriptional regulator translates to MHTNFTLLIIDDKEKLCRILAHDFENIGYKAHYALNSKDALPYIRNKKADVVLLDLRLKDENGIDILKEIKAIDTSIPVIIMTGYASIETAVDAIKLGAWDYMQKPLPFARVQRVVENALQSSRLANENTELKNRLSSKTAAYQSMNPGINSLMMKIHKMSETDFPVVFIGESGTGKEIMAEYVHNHSTRASRKMFKINCASFPANLLDNELFGHEKGAYTGADSLYKGIFEQADGGTLFLDEIGDMPLEIQARVLRTLQNSEIRRLGGDKTIQVNVRFIAATNKDLEYLIREKQFREDLYYRLNTALFRLPPLRERKDDLPGLISNFMKEYGTEKAFDGEARNIINSYFWPGNIRELKNVINFAMTMSSSEMIRKQDLPPYLSGNENMPVEVHDEDPELLEKEELLEALKKCRYNKKKTAEYLNISRRTIYNRLEKHGLL
- a CDS encoding ATP-binding protein, which codes for MKLETITLQKVSYDYGTYPVLRDTSLKVCCGEIHAVVGEHGTGKSTIAHILSGFYNPKSGSLSINGQEELKLSRRKARELGIYYVSQQNPLIEEFTVWENIILDEKSSVFPLQTRKGQLKKVQYFLGSLAVDFDLDLEKPIKQLGLSDLVLVDILKSLYKNPSLLIIDEALEKLNAASLLKIHTLLRQRKEKGMGVLFITHRIDDIFFFADKVSIIRNGTVFATEDADKIDRIALIKLAYTQITESLQKLTRQSFTELLKFNETILNDLPVNLILINTNEEVKLVNKQAAQLFPEGKILEDSTELSALLGSKNSDILNQIRPALQKGKEKKYFNMRLYTEKMATLNNITLFPIREGNKLIGTILIIEDITSYEELRKKMQLSENLASVGILASGVAHEINNPLEIIHYYLENIRFNNQNEAIASSLISIEEEVEDISKIIGNLVALSPGKENEAVQVFDLVKSIKDICNLIDYEARKRKISLNIDTGKSEILINANKLEIKQLVLNLIKNSFEALKEEGKVLVKCRVEKEDNLVLIKISDSGPGLPEEELQSIFLPFFSSKTGDSNLGMGLSICHSIIEKHQGSIKAENEKNGGLCMSIELPLYSNTIS
- a CDS encoding AraC family transcriptional regulator yields the protein MDEIPFYKKLPYRNINLNLTEPPYPQVNQDDWDISNMTMNDYDLFICEEGSADFYLNRTLYTLHPGMALLVPPHCLVNAKKVSTEAVVLVAQHFMLYLFQKTDFFNLISYKPLIRFSDWDFILHILSEIKRIIAGGRESWLPLDTNPLFMVLLTRFMEEAYLETDIEENRKSTLVLGIISVIEKGYREPLLLEKLMKLSEYGYSHTSNIFKDYTGISIKSYIIERRLDAAKDALLRRSSVRDAAEAAGYEDEFYFSRIFKKYTGASPREFRKRL
- a CDS encoding Gfo/Idh/MocA family protein — encoded protein: MKTTIKLAVVGLGNMGSNHCRDINDLDNAELTAVCDMDKERSESLAREYGCVSYTSAEEMMDSCELDGIIIATPHFDHLPLSGAAFKRGIHVLTEKPVGVHVKDVNAMIKAWNDGQKNNKNLIFAAMFQQRTLGIAKKIKELLDTGELGKLIRTTWIITDWYRTQAYFNSGGWRATWKGEGGGVLMNQCPHQLDMYQWFVGCPDRVFGMVSLGKYHDIEVEDEVTAYFEYDNGMVGHFITSTGEAPGSNRLEIVGEFGKLIWEADKLIFHKNTISLLNHMATAEGGFEQPECTVSEIAVSEKGGEHQLIIQNFCNSILGKEKLIAPAEEGLHSIAMNNAIMLSSFEKRYIEIPADENLFAEKLKDLQDKSGTVKKKVVETKDDFNKSF
- a CDS encoding sugar phosphate isomerase/epimerase, producing MYYTGFTDEAARGIEAQIKATRELGWDYIESRNIDGENIHDLTEEAFEQVYESLKESGVRINCFGSTVANWTRDPRSEEDFQKSVEELNRAIPRMQKLGCTMIRGMSFTRLRDQSLYTPELETLIFKNIQTLVDICEENGIDFMHENCANYGGMSSDHTLKLIDAIDSPRFKILFDTGNPVNSIDYRKGYENQMQNAFQFYSAIKEHIAYVHIKDGHFTSIRENEIFNLSDWCFPGEGEGKVREIVTDLLKNGYDGGFSMEPHMAVVYHENSSESAEELKYNNYIEYGKRFMTMVDNIREEIR
- a CDS encoding uroporphyrinogen decarboxylase family protein, whose translation is MSFDQFWKDNDDAQKENCFNPEATQVAMGILMSDECVYSELNEKGDPWGEIDIPRQFELNKRYNDKAEKIVGRRLLKEIDPKEHVAFPNIKRIGEVFGGQYLMGVNTGEWLESPINTPEALERQLEKIDNLDIESFILPENWEKESRNIYEKTGKKIEPRRHIRGPVTLATSIFGMENLVFLSYDSPELFKRFSRTILKVVLEINRVIDREAGYTSETAPSGFSFADDDCNLMTPEMYKDFGYPVLKGCFEHYSPNPGDKRYQHSDSAMAHLLPILGTLDMNGCNFGPTVMVDEIRKHLPNARIDGCMAPFTFMNNNADEIRKEVKRDCLSIKGTGTRGLNIYTAGSINNGSSLDSLKVVMETVQEFGQY